The following DNA comes from Chelmon rostratus isolate fCheRos1 chromosome 3, fCheRos1.pri, whole genome shotgun sequence.
tgtgtgtttgaatgtcaGCTGGCAAAACTTTTCCATTTCACTGCGTTAACATTACATAAGCTAAAAATGTTCTAACTGTGACTTTAATGTGACTTCATGTTTTGATGTTCACTTGATTTCAGCATGGTTTATATTATTCTAATGGCACAAAATTACGTTCGTAAAACAATGAGACAATCCAggaaaatgcagatttttattttatctgatgCTATGAGCACCCATTTTCCTCCCCAGGTTGGACTTTGTGGAAGTTAAGAAGGTGCTGGGTAAGAGTTGTGCTTTCGTTTTGATTTTCTTCTACTGGGGGCATCAATGTCAGGCACTTTAATAACTGTACACACTGGGACTGTAAGGGACTCTCTAACACTCGGTATTTCACCCAGGGGTGGCCCCTTGGCTCCTGCGTCACAGAGAGTCTcttcactttttgtttattgAACCTGCAGTAAGCAACGACTGAACACACCCCTCCAACACTCTGCAGCCCCAGATGCGACTGCAACACCGTCTAACAGGTGGAGAGGCTagaacaccacacacacacacacacacaccactgtcaCCCCTCGAACAACAGTCTCACAGCATTTGTTGAAATAGTCATGAAATGAAGTCTATAGGACTCCTGACACTCAGAATGGCTTTCAAACGCATTTCAGCTGGATGTATCTTCTGTGGCTGCACTGCGTCCACCACCATATGAAATGCCAGgccagactttcaaaataaagcttgctgagaaacatttcaagtGACGGTCACACTTTGGTTGGATTTAGACACCAAAACTATGTGGCTTGGTTCAAGAGATTATGATTTGGCTTCAAATAACTACTTccttaaaacaatattttgacaTGGGAAATGACCCCTGGTCTCATATGTGAAAGTCATGCTGactgacaacaaacacaaatctcaATTCGTGACAACTCATGAACGACCCTGATACTGGGCTGCCTCGGAAGTTATTCCCCACTGTTGGTCATCGTGCCTCTTTGCCACTCGAGCGCCATGGCATCGAACATGAGCCTGAAGCTCTCAGTGGAGCCGGGACCCGTTCACACACGTTTTGTGCTGTTCGTCTTTGTGGCCAAAGAGGTGTAGGGAATTTATCACAAGTTGCAGGATTTCCTGCAggattttccaccactgaataaggctttcactttcactttctccaACACTCTAAAATGAAGTGTGGAGGTAGGTGTGGTTAAGTGAGACTAGGCTTTCCCCATCTGAAGCCTTTCTCAGAAATCACCTGTGATCGGCCAGAGTCTCTCGTCACTGGCTAGattttctaaagcctgaaaAGAGAACCAAGAGGAGATGCAGAAGTCTAGTTTTATCCCAGATCACTTGAATTACACTATGCTGAAACTTCCTACCACATCTTTTGCTTAATCTCTGTCTTAACCCCAAGATTAAAGGAGCCCTCACGACACACTTAGTTTACAAAGATAGACTTAGCTCTGCCACGGCTGCAACCACGCCGCAACCTCCCTGCAGATTTTCAAATGACCTTTATCTGACTTACATTACACTGAAACATATATACAActaaatagaaatatataaacatttagATGGGGGAGGGGTTCTTGCTCAGCCGACAGACTATCAATGTCCATTTACATGGGTGTGAGACCAAATATACACATTACAGGAAAACATGAATAGTATATTCTGTATGCCTTCATACCTGACATGCATTCAATAAACTGATCTCACATTGTGTGTACGTATTATTCAGTCTAGTTTTTCCAAATTTTCAAGCTTTAGCAATAAAACTAGTCCATAATTTGCCACTTATTCTCATTAAACCACAAGAATTcaggttcacattttttgttgCGCAGGTCATCATATAAAGCAGCCAAACAGGCTCAGTCATGCAGTTTGTTGAAGGTGCAATGCTATGTCGTGCAAAACTACTCCTGGATGAAGTATGAAGATTTCACGGAGTTCCGTGGCTTTAAAGGCCCCTTTCCACCGTGACATCAAGGTAGTGTCCACATGATGCAGCTCAAATTTAGGTCCATTAAGTGAAGGTCATGCAAACCATGTACACTCCTGCTACATTCATATCATATTGGAGTTACTGTGATTCCCAGTTTGACATTCATGTCAACATTCAAGCCATAATTATGATAGGGAAACAGATTCTTCCCGCAAACTCCAATTTATCCGACTGATGCCACATCAGCTGATTTATCTAAAGTCAACTCAAACCCTTTAAAGCCACTATAAGCACAGCCACAGTTGGCTCCCAGTGAGACCACAcatgctggaaacacacacagtcactgcacCAAAAGGTCACTTGGATCAGAGCTTCCGCTAAATGatgtcttttattttgcagctattgtaaacaataaaatcacagatATACACAACATTTCCAAGAGGGCCATCTCACATATTTAAGAGTATAAATAAAAGTTCTATGGGGGAGTAACAGCAACTTGATTTCAAAAGTAGAAGTTTAGTATTTTTGCTCTTCGGCTAAAAATGAACATTAGGCACAATACGGTCATACTCttattcacagacacacacacacgcacacacacacacacacacacacaatcagacacTTGGACAGAGCTGAAAAGTCACTTTGCTCCATCTGAAAAGGCCCACAGTTGGCTCTCAGCAGCAGGTCCACAGCTCTTTCTCCGGTCTTTTCTTGTTGGGGACTTTAAAGGAGCCACTGCACGGCGGGCCGTTTGCTGCTGAAGGTTTCTTCTGTCGCTTCAGTTTGGCACCAACAGCAACAACGATGTCCTCCACCTTATCCTGCTGATGCGGCAGCTCCCCATCACCTCGCTGACCGCTAACGCATTTGTTTGGCGGGTTCTTGGCCGACGTCTCAAAAAACATCATGCCGTGGGCTTTGGCGAAGCTCATCGCCCGCTCCTGGCTCACCTGGCCGTCGGTCCTGCGGGGGTCACGTAGGTCACTCTTATTACCCACCAGGAACCTGTGAGGAGAACGGGCAGCAGGAAGGGGAGATTAAGAGCTGTACAGACGAGAAATGTGGCTGCAGGATGTTGACTGAACTGGACTCCTGTCCGCCGTACAAACACAGAGCTCATGCAGTTACCTGGGGATTTCCTGTCCGATAGAGTTCTGCCTGCACTCCTCTATCCAGGACGTCAGGCCACTGAAGCTGGCAGGGCAGGTGACATCGTATATGAAGAGCACGGCATGGACGTTCCGATAGTAGTGTTGCACCATGGACTTTCTGAAACGCTCCTGTCCCGCTGTGTCCCACAGCTGGAGCTGGTGGCGAGGGGGGAAACCAGAGCAGAAAGTGAAAGTCAGGCACTTCATAGGCTGGCGCTGAGGGGGAGGTGGTCCAAAcgaaaaagaggaaatgaaggagtTAGGAGGCACGGACAGGAAAAGAAACCCTGTGTTGAAATACCCCAAAGCAGGCAGAAAAGCATGCACAGAGGCATGCCATGAATCATCACTGAGAGGGAACAAAGAAAAGGAATAAACATGTTGATCGGCTGGTTGGAAGGTCAGATCTCTCTGCGGGGACTTTGTTCTGGTTTGAATATGATGAATCAAGTTCTAAATGTCAATTCAAGTCATGTGACTCTCTCTCTGAAAGAGCTGATACACTTGACATGTAACATAAACATCCCAAAAACACCTGGATACAAAGCTTGAAACCTACTCTACCCTTCAGTAATAAACAAATCCTCAGTCACCACTGGCATACACTTCCTCTGTCATGAGGCCATTTCAAAACActcaggaaacagcagcaataaTAACTACCACAGTTTTAAGAATCATCGAATAAACACAGTCCCTTCTCCTGTTTACAGGATGGGGCTGAAATCAAACCTACAGCACTGTGTCACATCACATGCGGACTCAGAGTCAGAGGAGAACTAGATGAATTCATGAGGCTGTTGATGCAAACAGCTGACATGCCACTAAAATCAAGCAGGTCATCTTCAAAGTGATTTGGGGTCCGCATTTGTTCTGTGAACACAAGCAGGTCTGCTGATTTTCTGCCATCCCCAGAATCCTCTGTGTGAATTCAGCACAGCCACACTGCAGTGCAGGACATGGCAAATGGGCATTTAGAGGCAACAGATGAGACAAAAATGCAGCATGAAATATGATAAAGTCAGGGTCAAAAGGCACAGACACGCTGGAGGAGTATACAAGGAATATTATGGCCTCTTTACGCACGGATTCCCTGGTGTTTCTCAaggttttgtttagtttgtccTGGCTGATTGGGCCCCTGAAGAGCACTGAATTCattgtaaaattaaaaatgattaacaTACAACCTAAAAGAGCCAACATTTCGTGCATAACGTCCGTAGCAGTCAGCTTattaacatttgaaaacaaaagaacCTGCTGGAAATGTCACTGTGCGTAAAAATAGCTGTTTGGCACCGTCCTGCGCACAATTAGTCTGTTCAGTCCACTTTGTCATTCTTTCGTTTTAAGAGATGCAAAAAACTTCTTACCTTAATTTTCTCTCCATCGACATCCAGTTGTCTCTCGCGGAAGTCCACGCCGATGGTGGCCTCCACTCTCCGGGGGAACTCCCCGGCGCACAGTCGGTGTGTGAGGCAGGTCTTCCCCACCCCGGAGTCTCCGATCACCAGCAGTTTAAAGGTCCGGCAGCGTGTCAGCAGTGAGGACACGCTGCCCAACGAGCTGGAAAACTCAAGAGAAGACTCCATGTAGCAGTCAACTCACCAGACACAAAGCGCACAAACGCGCTCCGAGTATCTCCAAGGGATATTTGCACAGACGCAGCTTCACCAGGTCTGAACAGAGATCCAGCTGGACGTTGTCAGGAAAAATGCAGTTTCTTTTGATGTTTTAGAGGAACCTCTCCGCGCTCAGCCCCCCTGACAACTCCGCACGGCGGCGAGCAGCGTgaatgaaaggaggagagtgagTCTGACGTTTGTCTTGGCAGCATGGTGATGATTGTCTGAGGGTGGAGAGTTGATCAAATGAGAGCAGGCACGAGCATCTGGCCTCAGTTTCAATGCAGATAAACGAGATGGATTTGTCTGAAAAGATTTTTGACACACGTGCTTTTGTTACAAATCCCCCAAACTTTTCatctgtaaaacaacaacaaaaaaaacccgTTTCCTTCATGTGAATCCTGCCAGTGGTGCTGCCACGGGGTGGCCGGAGAGTATACATAATGTTTCTGATAATATATTCACAGCCAAAAATGTCTGGATCGCCactagattcaagattcaattcaagattcaagagtctttgtCATTgggcatgtcaatgaaattttcattgcaacccccatgtttggaac
Coding sequences within:
- the LOC121603817 gene encoding ras-related protein Rab-33B-like, with translation MESSLEFSSSLGSVSSLLTRCRTFKLLVIGDSGVGKTCLTHRLCAGEFPRRVEATIGVDFRERQLDVDGEKIKLQLWDTAGQERFRKSMVQHYYRNVHAVLFIYDVTCPASFSGLTSWIEECRQNSIGQEIPRFLVGNKSDLRDPRRTDGQVSQERAMSFAKAHGMMFFETSAKNPPNKCVSGQRGDGELPHQQDKVEDIVVAVGAKLKRQKKPSAANGPPCSGSFKVPNKKRPEKELWTCC